A portion of the Bombina bombina isolate aBomBom1 chromosome 9, aBomBom1.pri, whole genome shotgun sequence genome contains these proteins:
- the LOC128640543 gene encoding trypsin-like, whose amino-acid sequence MKLFLLCVLLGAAAAFDDDDKIVGGYTCGKNALPYQVSLNSGYHFCGGSLINSLWVVSAAHCYKTSIQVRLGEHNIVTSEGTEQFINSAKVIRHASYNSRTLDNDIMLIKLASAATLNSYVKAVALPSGCAAAGTSCLISGWGNTLSSGTNYPDLLQCVSAPILTTAQCTGAYPGEITNNMICVGYLEGGKDSCQGDSGGPVVCNGQLQGIVSWGYGCALRNYPGVYTKVCNYVSWIQNTIAAN is encoded by the exons ATGAAGCTGTTTctgctctgtgtgctcctgggagcTGCTG CTGCATTTGATGATGATGATAAGATTGTAGGAGGTTACACCTGCGGCAAGAACGCTCTCCCATATCAGGTGTCCCTGAACTCCGGTTACCATTTCTGTGGTGGGTCCCTGATTAACAGCCTGTGGGTTGTGTCTGCTGCTCACTGCTACAAAAC AAGCATCCAGGTCAGACTGGGAGAGCACAACATTGTTACCAGTGAGGGCACAGAGCAGTTCATCAACTCTGCCAAGGTCATCAGACATGCCAGCTACAACTCCAGGACCCTGGACAATGACATCATGCTCATCAAGCTCGCCTCTGCCGCCACCCTGAACTCCTATGTGAAGGCTGTAGCTCTGCCCTCTGGATGTGCCGCGGCTGGCACCAGCTGTCTGATCTCTGGCTGGGGAAACACACTCAGCAGTGGCA CCAACTACCCAGATCTCCTGCAGTGCGTGAGCGCCCCCATCCTGACTACTGCCCAGTGTACCGGTGCCTACCCAGGAGAGATCACAAACAACATGATCTGTGTTGGATATCTAGAAGGTGGCAAGGATTCCTGCCAG GGTGACTCTGGCGGACCTGTGGTGTGTAACGGACAGCTGCAGGGTATTGTCTCATGGGGCTATGGCTGTGCTCTCAGGAACTATCCTGGTGTCTACACCAAAGTCTGCAACTACGTCTCCTGGATCCAGAACACCATCGCTGCCAACTAA